In Oryza sativa Japonica Group chromosome 8, ASM3414082v1, the sequence TATGACGGGTGACAAGTTttaacccgtcagagatgacttaTATACCGATTAGAGATGGGTTATCTGGTGAttttgtcatcagtgaccactaatcaCTGACCAAAACCAAACCCgccaaaggtgagggtttgggcccgtcagagatgacctgGTCCGGCGTACTGATCGGATACTAGAATGTGTTACGTACATCATCAAAATACGTTGTATTTTGGAACGGAAGAAGCACCATGAGTTGGAGTAATGGTACTCAGCTGACCCGTACGACGACATCTTGATCTTGTCAGGCCTGTGAAATCTCTTGCTTCTGATCGATGCTCGGAGGAATACGTTATCGACGTACCGGTTGTGGAGAACTAACACATTCCATCCGTTTATATAGAGCTCTCTTTCTCAATGACGTTCAATATTCTGAGAAAATTCATTGACAATGCACACAATTTGCAGGAGTTTTAGCTTGTCTCCTCTTATTCATTATCGCAGCCCGTTAACTTAATTAAGGATTGCTCAAGGAGCAACCTCTCCTATTTCCGTGAAAAATGCATGCCATTAGCCGAGTAAAACTCTCAACTGACAACTTCTCGAAATTTTGAGTTGCTACGTAACGTGAACATGTGGCCACATGGGCACGCCTCGTGTTGACGCGTGCCTGAAATTTTCTATACCGCGTTGCGTTGACAGAATATCCATTGCGGATTCATCATGTACTAATGCTAGTTCTCGAGCTTTTGCTGATGTTTTCCCGCCATTTTCCAACCGAACAGACGATGGTAAGTTAAGTTTGAATCGTGGACAGCTTCCACATGTACGTGTTATttgacataattttttttgtaataAGCAAATATCCTGGAGATTTCTCATTTCTCATGGCACCTAGAACTAAATTAGCTCATGTAATCAATGAAGAAAGGACTACGAACTTGCATGTATATTTCGCATCAGTTTCTACTGAAATTAGATCGAGCTCAAATCTCATCTAGGGggaaacagaaaaaggaacCCGGACACAACTCCAGCTGTTTAGTGCGGATGGTTTTGACAAAATTTCattcaaattaattaatggtCAAAACTTGTCGCGGTTATGTTCAAGCAAACATCCTGGACATTTCGCCTTCCATCCACAGAATACTCTGAACAAACAAAATAACTAAATCTGAATTCTAAATTATTAATGCAGTGTTAGGTTATTGCAGCTAATTTTCTCTCCCGTTTCTGTTGTAGTTAGATCAAACTCAAATCTTGGAAATTTTGCATGCTAACAAACACCAGCTGTTTCCATGTTGTCGTGTTCTTGCTGCGTCTGAATAATCTGAAATGTCAATATATTCAGCTCGCAAATAATTAATCCAGTGTCGCCTGATGTTTTCCTTCCCTTTTCCATGAATAAACGATACAAAGATTTGTTCAACTTCAAGGTGCTGTTatagtctgaaactctgaacgaGAATTGGATTGGGCTGCATGGATTATTGGTATTGATGGGTCGTTGACAGAGCAATTGGGCTTTTTTGTTGTCACCGAAGAGCCCCTAGGCCCAGTACCTTtccattccttttttttttttttgcggggaccTTTCCAttcttctttattttatttctttttggcAGATCAGTCTGACACggtctagaatttttttttgttggtccatcaattttttgtgtgtttttacACCCTTTTCCTGTCGATAATTCAATAACAGGAACAGCGATCGCAATTGTTTTAGTTTATGTTTTCTCtatgtttttaaaaatagaaatacTACAGAACATTCTCCCTTTTGAACTGGATGACTAAATAACCATCCCGTTGAACATCTTATCCATACCAGTACACTACATATGTTGGTCTTATGGTATCCCTGTGAttctcctttccctcccctctctctctatctccctcCCTTCTACCCTCATCTCTCTCGCCCCTCTCTCACCCTCATGGCTCACCAGCGGTGAGCACCATACAGCCATCCGTCTGTGTAGTCAACGATGATCAGTTATGTGTTGTCGTGGAAGACCGACTCCACTCGAGGTGGAGGCATTGCGGGGGCGATTCTTGAGGTTTCTTTGAGGTGGTGGCGAATCGGATTGACATGTTTTTTGTTGGTTTTTTTGTGTGGTTTTTAAGCATTTTAAGAGGTGATTTCTCAAGTTAGTTTTTCTCATTATTTTTTGAGTTAGCTAGCCATATTGAAGAAATTTGTGTGCCTCCCCTGGGgcgttgccgctgccgctgccacccCTCCCGCCGGAATTGGTGGAGGGAAGTGTGCCGCCCACCGCTGCCGTCtctcctcccaccgccgccgcccattgCCGTCGACATCtcccgccacctccctcccgcTGCCACCTCCCGCTGCCTCCCTCCCGCCACCACCTCGAGAGAGATGGTgcggtggaggagagagagagaggagaggcacTTGTGTGGTGGAgggggagcagcagcagccgccgccatgTCTAGGCGAGAGGGGAGATGGAGAAAAGTAGGCGAAGAGACGGgacgtgagagagagagagatgggtggGCAGGGGGCCAGGATGGATAAGAACGTGCGGCTCGGGTCGGTTTTACAGGGTGTCGGTTTTtagaaaaccggcacctataagatATTATAGGTATTGGTTTTTTTAAATACCGTCACCTATTCCTGTTACTAAAAAAATACTAGTTCCTGGGTGGGCCCTGCGCCAACTAAAAAGTATCGGATTTTCAATGAAAACTACCATCTTTCTCTGACACCAGTAATAGGTGCATGTTCTTTTTAAAAACCAACACCTTTTTGATgataaaggtgccggttctttgGATTTTGGCGGGCAGATGGGCTCGTGGGTGGGGAAAGGCGCTATAGGTACCGATTTTACCTACTCTGGCACCTATAGTGCTGATAGCCAATTGATGTTTTGCAGTAGTGAGATGTTGTGTGTATATGGGAGGTAGGATCAGGTATTATTGgtgtattatatatttatagataactattactccctccgttacagAATATAtagagttttagagttggaaacggatattaagaaagtatgtagaattaaataggaaggggttgtgattggttgagaagtatAGATAGGTAGGAAAAGTGAatagtggagggttgtgattgattgtaaagggaatgttggtggagaagctgttatattttggaacaaatccTAAGTggtaaaagttattatattttaggatggagggagtatatgaattggctataatATTGGTTATAAATGATTTTGAGCTAGTAATTGACTATACATAATTAAACTTGATCTGATAAACCCAAAATAAGGTTCATTGTTTTGATATTCCAAATATACAACTGATCACTGACCGATCAGTAATAAACCAATGAACAAATCGAATACATCTTATTTAATGGCTAATGAACCACATGAAGAAATTAAACAACCCTACATATCTAGGTTCGTTGCTGCTCCCAAACATGTATTTACAGAAAGATACACGACAACACACAGACTTCCTTTCTCAATATGATTATTTGTGTATATACGGTGCTTGTATGAGTATATGCAATCTGTTGGTTGTTCTTCATCGATCATCAAGCACTGCCAAATCAGTTAAGATCAGCCCTTGAGTGACGGATACCTCTTATTCGTGCCCTTGCCTGAGAAGAAGAAACatatattaacaacaaattAATTACTGGAGAAGTCAAACCAATATCGATTTCACATGCATCtatctacatatatatagctagctaggagagggtaaattaattaattagatggaTAGTTTTTGCTCACTTGGCTGCTTGTCGTAGTAGCCAGCACCTCCCAGCTGCTGGCCTTGGCTGCTGCTTATGCTGTTATAGTAGTAGGAGTACTGGTCTGCAGTCTTCGACTTGTAATCTGAATATTGCTGCGCAGGCACTCTTCCTGTGGTGCTTTTCGATGATCCTGCAgacgcatatgcatgcatgaccGCACAAAATTAGTGGTGTGCAAATTAAAGGAGAGCTTAAAAACACATGAAAAGTTTTTCTATTACCAATAATGTTTAAATGTCTACAGTACTCTTTAATTTTAGTATTGTTTCATAAGGGAAAATATCTTTTTGTGGAGTCTGTATTTGCTATAATTAATTACCATTGTAcgctaaaaaaattaattaccatTGTGGTACGATGAAGCCGTTGATTGCGAGTTATTTCCTCCATAGGAAGATCCATAGAATGTTGTTCCCTGCTGGGGAGGCACTGAGTTATGAAACCCTGCGAGAATTCATCAGTGGGTTACAAATTGGATTTCACAGACAAAAGCTATAGTTAGGTTTGATGCAGATCCATAGAAATGAGAACAGTACAATATTATTTGGACCATGAGTTGGAGTAATAGTACTCACCTGATCCGTACGACGACATCTTGATCTTGTCAGGCCTGTGAAATCCCTTGCTTCTGATCGATGCTTAGAGGATGTTATTGTTGGAGAAGAATTAACGTATTGGATCAGTTTATATAGTGCTCTCCATTTCAAAGACAATCAAAATTCTGAGAAGATTCATCGACAATGCACACAAATTTGTAGGCATTTCAGCCTCTCTTCTTCTATTCGCCGTTAAATTAATTGAGGATTGCTCAAGAAGCAACCTCCTATATATTTCCGTGAAATATGCATGCCATTAGCCGAGTAAAATTAATCCCAACTGAAAACTTCTCGAAATTTTCAGTTGCTATGGTACGTAACGTGTACCTGGCCACGTGGGTACGCGTATTGTTTGACAGGTGTCTGAAATTTTGTACGTAACGTGTTGCGTTGACAGAATGGCTGTGTTCAGACAGTTTCACACTACTTCAATTGCAAACATGCTGCTCGATGAGGTTTTCCCGCCATTTTCCAACCAAACAGACTGGGTAAGTTATGTTTGAATCGTCGACAGCTTCCACATATACGTGTTATTTgacataatttttatttatgttGTTAAGCAAATATCCTGGACATTTCTCATGGCTCCCAGAACTAAATTAATTCAAGTAATCGAAAGGACTACGAACTTGCATGGATTTATCGTACCAGTTTCTACTGAAATGAGATCAGGCTCAAATCTTATCTAGGAGGGGGGAGAAAAAGGGGCACAAATACTCCAGCTGGTTGGTACGTGTCGGTGATTTTGACAAAAATACAttcaaatggtcaaaccttgtCGCGGTTCCGTTCAAGCAAACATCCTGGACATTTTGCATTCCACCCAGTATAATCCTAACAAACAAAACAACTAAACCTGAGTTTGTAAATTATTAAAGCAGGGTTTGCTGCTAATTTTCTCTCCCGTTTATCTTGCAGTTAGATCCAACCCAAATCTGAGAAATTTTGCATTCTGACAAAACATTAGCTCCTTAGTAAATTTAATTTCGATGTCGACGCTAAAACTAACTTCCAGTTCCATGGCGTCGTGTGCCTGCTGTGTGTCTGAAATTAATCTGAACCTTCAAGCTCGGAAATAATTAATCCGATGTCACCTGCTGTTGTTTTTCGTTCCCTTTTCCATGAAAAAACGATACAGAGATTTATTCAAATTCAAGGTGCTGTGTTATGGTCTGAAACTCTCAGTACAGCTGAATTGGGCTGAATGGTTTATTAGTGTACGTTGATGGGCCGCTGACAGAGCAAAATTGGCAATCTTTGTTGTCACGGAAGAGCCCCTAGGCCCAGGGATCAGCGTAAGATCagtcttcttttctttccattctttctttttatttaatttattttgtaagaTCTGTCTAACGtggtctaattttttttttgtgatggtgaatttttttttgctgtcgATCTGTAATTCTATACTGGAACAGTGGTCGCAATTGTTTCATGTTCGctcatttttaaataaaacatgaTGCCAAGTAATTGCAGTCAAcacaatctatctatctatctattttatatactaaaagtccattaatcttcctataaacgctcctaaaccgccatgtggtgttcctacaaacgctcctaagtcgccacatggcattttataatctcaacgttgattttcatttaaattggtggacccataaTTTTAGACCGTTCGATTAGATCTATTTCCTTTCTCTTAGTATCACGTGCATATGAGTAAAAACTAGCGTAAGTACTTATGATGAAAAAAAGATAAGGTACTGTTCacttaaaaaacaaacaaacgtACGTAAGTACGAGaagaaaaactataaaaaaaaaactttagataCTGTTTactaaaaaacaataaaaacatACGTACGTATGCACGAGTAAAAAAACTATAACACCCTTAAAATATGTATGCATATCAGTAGAAAAAATTAGACCGTCGttttaaaataagattttcTATACTATAAAAACACGTAATAtgttacaccattagattagcccgctttctcttaaaaaatattacaaaatttGGTAACCCGGATTATATAATTGAATTATTGGATCAAGgaccataatttaataatttaataatattagataatttcataattttgttttatattaatgGTTGAATACTacaagtccattaaactttcttaAAACGCTCTCACGCTGCCACATGCCAATCCTTAAAACGCCCTCAAGCTACCATGTGACGCTAATAAAATCTATCCCTCAATTTTTACTTAAATC encodes:
- the LOC4345353 gene encoding uncharacterized protein is translated as MSSYGSGFHNSVPPQQGTTFYGSSYGGNNSQSTASSYHNGSSKSTTGRVPAQQYSDYKSKTADQYSYYYNSISSSQGQQLGGAGYYDKQPSKGTNKRYPSLKG